The window TGTCGCACAACGCAACTACCGTGTATCGCTGTGCGGCTCAGGCTGGCGGGACCACTTTCACGTCGACCCAGGTGGCGCTAGCCCAGATCCGGCTACTGATCCAACAGCAGCAGTACGATCGGGCTGCCCAGGCATTAGCTCAACTGCCGCCTGCATCGGCGCAGGCACACCAGGCGGCAATCCTGCTGCTCAAGGCGCAGATTGCTGGCGGGACCGGCGATCCAATCCACGGATTGGAATTAGCCCAGCAAGCCTTGAGTCTGTACGCAAGCTCCGGGTTACGCCGCGATCAAGCCCAGGCCTGTATGATTCAAGCCTGGCTGCATAGCCTGATGAGCACGCCCGATGATCAGGCAATCCTTGCGGCGCTCCATCACGCAGCCGCTCAGTGTGATCAGATTGGATCTGACAGCATTGCGGTGATCCATGCTCGACTCATGCTGCCACGGCTTTTGCAGCTCCAGCCCTGGTTTACGCGCATCCAGCCCTGGCTGCATGAGTCGCATCGGTTGACGCAGGTTGCGGAAGCGCTGGAACACATGCCGCTGCCGCCTATGCGCTCTTACGACGATCCATCGACCATGGCACCTGAGCAGACGGTCATATCGAGCCGACGTCGACCTGAGCATCAGCCGGCGCTCCGCGCGAACTATCTGGGAGGGGATCGCGTCTGGATTGATGACAAGTCGATTACTCTGGGATCGGGCCGTGCCCGCGAGCTGCTCGCGTACCTCATCACCCATCCTCAGGGCGCGTCGCGGACGGATCTCTACCGTGCGATCTGGTGTACCGAGGAGTGTCCTGATGATCCCAACGCGCTCAATCGCGTGATCTATCGCCTGCGCGCGGTGCTGCCACCAGGCGCGATCATCACCATCAATCGAGATACGTACTGCCTTGACCGATCCGTTCTGCGCGTGGAAGTGGATGCCGAGTGTTTCGAGCAGCTGCTTAACACATCGATCGCCGAGCAGAATCAGATGCAGACGATCTTGAAAGCCCT is drawn from Herpetosiphonaceae bacterium and contains these coding sequences:
- a CDS encoding BTAD domain-containing putative transcriptional regulator, translating into TEAITSLKQACEVEQARGSIAAAALTLHELGTCYHVHGDLRAAEVVIRQAEAYWSTLDNIGRRALARNSLALNQISMGRYHDAFTTASQALGDAQAATISQYEAAVLLTLGDIYADLGLSHNATTVYRCAAQAGGTTFTSTQVALAQIRLLIQQQQYDRAAQALAQLPPASAQAHQAAILLLKAQIAGGTGDPIHGLELAQQALSLYASSGLRRDQAQACMIQAWLHSLMSTPDDQAILAALHHAAAQCDQIGSDSIAVIHARLMLPRLLQLQPWFTRIQPWLHESHRLTQVAEALEHMPLPPMRSYDDPSTMAPEQTVISSRRRPEHQPALRANYLGGDRVWIDDKSITLGSGRARELLAYLITHPQGASRTDLYRAIWCTEECPDDPNALNRVIYRLRAVLPPGAIITINRDTYCLDRSVLRVEVDAECFEQLLNTSIAEQNQMQTILKALDLYHGVFLPSVQTSWSCNMRSRLELRYREALRQAAERSEETGSLARALDLFRQLVTRDTTNIAAHAGIMRCHIALQWPALAIEQYRTLRQILDAELGIGLDPRSEPERMYQMLLAN